One Maribacter cobaltidurans genomic window carries:
- a CDS encoding phytoene/squalene synthase family protein, with amino-acid sequence MKITFDKVSYQCSKIVTENYSTSFALATKMLHTSIRGDIYNIYGFVRFADEIVDTFHDYDKKTLFEKFEEELADAIENKISLNPILNSFQHTFHKYNIPMHLVDSFMSSMRADLTKKVYETDAEYKEYIYGSADVVGLMCLKVFVKGCEDSYENLKDSAMALGSAFQKVNFLRDVKADFEELNRSYFPNADLAALDETAKKEIVDEIKRDFHQGYQGIVKLPIEAKFGVYTAYRYYTKLLKKLQDTPSIEIKSTRIRVPDYEKFGLLARSYVKYKMNLV; translated from the coding sequence ATGAAAATAACTTTTGACAAGGTATCCTATCAGTGTAGCAAAATAGTTACCGAAAATTACAGTACTTCTTTTGCCTTGGCAACAAAAATGCTTCATACCTCCATTAGGGGAGATATCTACAATATCTATGGCTTTGTTAGGTTTGCGGATGAAATTGTGGACACCTTCCATGATTATGATAAAAAGACGCTTTTTGAGAAATTTGAGGAAGAACTTGCGGATGCTATCGAGAATAAAATAAGTCTTAATCCTATTTTAAACTCCTTTCAACATACTTTTCATAAGTATAATATTCCAATGCATTTGGTAGATTCCTTTATGAGTAGTATGAGGGCCGATTTAACAAAGAAGGTGTACGAAACGGATGCCGAATACAAGGAGTATATTTATGGTTCTGCTGATGTAGTTGGATTAATGTGCCTTAAGGTTTTTGTTAAAGGATGCGAAGATTCCTATGAAAACTTAAAAGATTCTGCCATGGCCTTGGGCTCAGCCTTTCAAAAGGTTAATTTTCTGAGGGACGTGAAGGCGGATTTTGAGGAGTTGAACAGGTCCTATTTCCCCAATGCCGATTTGGCCGCTCTGGACGAAACCGCAAAAAAGGAAATCGTCGATGAAATAAAAAGAGATTTCCATCAAGGCTATCAAGGTATTGTAAAGCTGCCCATAGAAGCAAAATTCGGCGTTTACACGGCGTATAGATACTACACTAAACTGCTAAAAAAACTACAGGACACTCCTTCCATAGAAATAAAAAGCACCCGCATACGCGTTCCCGATTATGAGAAATTCGGCCTACTGGCAAGATCTTATGTGAAATATAAAATGAATTTGGTTTAA
- a CDS encoding phytoene desaturase family protein codes for MGNKIVIIGSGFSSLSAACYLAKEGNDVSIYEKNDIIGGRAAQFIKDGFTFDMGPSWYWMPDIFEKFFNDFEKTTADYYSLDKLNPAYKIFFSDDIITIGDCMDKICEEFERLEKGSSKKLRKFIALAQENYEIAINKIVLRPGLSPLELVTKETIFKVDQFFKTISSEVRKRFKNPKLIATLEFPVLFLGAKPSDTPAFYSFMNFADFGLGTWHPQGGMYEIIKGMGSLAKELGVKIYTSSSVEKILVSNNQCDGVVCNGSTILADIVVTGADYHHSESLLDKEYRQYSETYWNKKTFAPSSLLFYIAFNGKLKNVEHHNLFFDTDFEQHAQEIYDAPKWPSSPLFYANFPSKTDESMAPNGCETGFFLVPIAPGLEDTQELREQYFDLIMERFEKKTDQTVQDKILFRETFCVKDFVERYNSYKGNAYGMANTLSQTAFLRPKLKSNKVKNLYFTGQLTVPGPGVPPSLISGKLVSELLTKNN; via the coding sequence AGGTTCTGGTTTTTCTTCGCTTTCGGCTGCCTGCTACTTGGCAAAAGAGGGAAATGATGTTTCCATTTACGAGAAAAATGATATCATTGGCGGAAGGGCGGCCCAATTTATAAAAGATGGATTCACTTTTGATATGGGCCCGAGCTGGTATTGGATGCCCGACATTTTTGAAAAGTTTTTCAATGATTTTGAAAAAACAACGGCCGATTATTACTCGTTGGACAAATTAAATCCGGCATACAAAATTTTTTTTTCCGATGATATAATTACCATTGGTGATTGCATGGATAAAATTTGCGAGGAGTTTGAGAGACTTGAAAAGGGCAGTTCCAAAAAACTGAGAAAATTTATAGCGCTTGCCCAGGAGAATTATGAAATTGCCATCAATAAAATAGTTTTGAGACCTGGTCTGTCTCCTTTGGAATTGGTCACCAAAGAAACGATTTTCAAGGTGGACCAATTTTTTAAGACCATAAGTTCTGAGGTAAGAAAAAGGTTCAAAAACCCCAAATTGATTGCAACTTTAGAATTTCCCGTCCTTTTTCTCGGTGCAAAACCTAGTGACACGCCAGCCTTTTACAGCTTTATGAACTTTGCCGATTTTGGTCTGGGAACATGGCATCCGCAAGGGGGTATGTATGAAATTATCAAAGGCATGGGCAGTCTTGCCAAAGAACTTGGTGTAAAAATATATACAAGTTCATCTGTAGAGAAAATATTGGTTTCAAATAACCAATGTGATGGGGTTGTTTGTAATGGCAGTACAATTTTGGCCGATATCGTGGTAACGGGTGCGGACTATCATCATTCTGAAAGCCTACTGGATAAAGAATATAGGCAGTATAGCGAAACGTATTGGAACAAGAAGACATTCGCCCCGTCTTCCTTATTGTTCTATATCGCCTTTAATGGTAAACTAAAAAATGTGGAGCACCATAATTTATTTTTTGACACGGATTTTGAACAGCACGCGCAGGAAATCTATGATGCGCCAAAATGGCCTTCCAGTCCGCTTTTCTATGCCAACTTTCCTTCCAAAACCGATGAAAGTATGGCGCCCAATGGCTGTGAAACTGGATTTTTTCTGGTTCCCATTGCCCCTGGACTTGAAGACACCCAAGAACTACGGGAGCAATATTTTGATTTAATCATGGAAAGATTTGAGAAAAAAACAGACCAGACCGTTCAGGATAAAATCCTTTTTCGAGAAACTTTCTGTGTAAAGGATTTTGTTGAAAGATACAATTCTTATAAAGGGAATGCCTATGGAATGGCCAATACACTATCGCAGACGGCTTTTTTAAGACCAAAATTAAAAAGTAATAAAGTCAAAAACCTATATTTTACGGGTCAACTTACCGTCCCTGGACCTGGTGTTCCGCCATCCCTTATTTCCGGTAAACTAGTATCCGAGCTTTTGACAAAAAATAACTAA